Proteins found in one Deinococcus detaillensis genomic segment:
- a CDS encoding GntR family transcriptional regulator: protein MAKYIDIKNVLKERIVSNYYPVDLPLPTEPELAEELGVARMTLRRAMDELEKEGSLRREQGRGSYPTGRRFYPGFFESPEFGRWAETTERRTVVLSVQTTQATPEVGALLDLPEHAPVLTLRRQRWAAGRPLMVEHWFISAALIPDAFFNHMTADSLYEVLISLGLTLSHVQQDLQAVSLNVQEAEALNVQPGTPAFLLRRTVSDAAQRVLHVKLWFSGDAPAFHAVFNQ, encoded by the coding sequence GTGGCCAAGTACATCGACATCAAAAACGTGCTGAAAGAGAGAATCGTCTCCAACTATTATCCGGTAGATCTGCCTCTGCCCACAGAGCCTGAGCTGGCAGAAGAGCTGGGCGTGGCCCGGATGACCCTGCGGCGGGCCATGGACGAACTGGAAAAGGAGGGCAGCCTGCGGCGGGAACAGGGCCGTGGGAGTTATCCCACAGGCCGGCGCTTCTACCCAGGGTTCTTCGAGTCGCCGGAGTTCGGCCGATGGGCCGAGACCACTGAGCGGCGCACGGTGGTGTTGAGTGTTCAGACGACGCAAGCCACGCCTGAGGTTGGTGCGCTGCTGGACCTCCCTGAACACGCTCCGGTGCTGACGCTGCGTCGGCAACGCTGGGCCGCCGGACGACCGCTGATGGTGGAGCACTGGTTCATCAGTGCGGCCCTGATCCCGGACGCGTTTTTCAACCATATGACTGCCGACAGTCTCTACGAGGTGCTCATCTCCTTGGGCCTGACGCTCTCTCACGTTCAGCAGGACCTTCAGGCCGTGAGTTTGAACGTTCAGGAAGCTGAAGCACTGAACGTTCAGCCAGGAACGCCAGCGTTCCTGTTGAGGCGCACAGTCTCCGACGCGGCGCAGCGAGTTCTGCATGTGAAGCTCTGGTTCAGTGGTGACGCACCAGCGTTCCATGCGGTCTTCAACCAGTGA
- a CDS encoding DEAD/DEAH box helicase family protein, producing the protein MSPTLRSSILYPLAEARRNPSQKQPASHQAQALSKLRSWFGERAPVHGGILVLPTGGGKTFTAQRFLTTLPLSQGHKVIWLAHTHHLLDQAAHGFGRVNLTGGYEVGHVQGQRTQLTLRTVSGTPEHGRVNQISGSDDVLIITLQSLARALKDGRQRGLNAFLKEAQSSGLTVIFDECHHAPANSYRKMIEALRSAVPDLSLLGLTATPDYSDERRKGWLKQLFPQGILYQVSPQRLMAQRILSRPRIEEALTQVEPQLDAAEFRAWTSTHRDIPEKVVRHLAQNAGRNALIVQRYLEHRERYGRTIIFADRWYQCDALVTLLRDQGVRADAIYTQQDHDPGTTEGRNARTQTDNAAVLERFKDGHLDVIVNIRMLTEGTDVPGVQTVFLTRQTTSRILLTQMIGRALRGPQFGGTDEANVVAFIDQWKQHVNWARWDDLVEGGTEEGDSPDRQRLNVQYLSGDLVSRLARELNSGEVNTVPFLSLLPVGWYAISFDAAVEDGEAQEQQDDIETVRQLIPVFDQDLAGYQALFQEVALDSIDSFADLIVTPEERDLVADWTRRFFPEGERLTRLDQDLMAVLRHAALNGVWPALTAFEDRELYDVDMLAGKLAFEQGLGMVQIDQTLRAEYARSDRLWQTLYPTYTLLKQQFDHSVNQRLNRPQEVASPELGQVGELPESPEVPSEIKAAVKNRDRWCLCCHREGQRLQVDHIRPRYLGGTHDVENLQLLCAECNRSKGTAVMNFRVTRPQGLEPASTPVFLRAFAGDARNSDDLEQYLRRAVNLHFGCAATAIVVIRQRGTNLRRWSLTLHQGNPPQGLESLLRKVVDEVNSFRRTERVTEIETIDVHTT; encoded by the coding sequence ATGTCACCCACCCTGCGCTCTTCCATCCTGTACCCACTCGCTGAGGCCCGCCGCAATCCTTCGCAGAAGCAGCCAGCCAGCCATCAGGCCCAGGCGCTCAGCAAACTCCGCAGCTGGTTTGGGGAAAGAGCGCCAGTTCACGGCGGCATCCTGGTCTTGCCGACCGGCGGTGGAAAGACCTTCACAGCCCAGCGTTTCCTGACCACCCTGCCGCTCTCGCAAGGCCACAAGGTGATCTGGCTGGCCCATACCCACCACCTGCTCGACCAAGCAGCCCACGGCTTCGGACGGGTCAACCTGACCGGCGGCTACGAAGTGGGCCACGTGCAGGGCCAGCGGACTCAGCTCACTCTGCGCACGGTCTCTGGAACGCCGGAACATGGCCGGGTCAATCAGATCAGCGGCAGCGACGACGTACTGATCATCACCTTGCAGAGCCTCGCCAGAGCTTTGAAGGATGGTCGGCAGCGGGGCCTGAACGCTTTTCTAAAGGAAGCTCAGAGCTCTGGCCTGACGGTGATCTTCGACGAGTGTCACCACGCCCCAGCGAACAGTTACCGGAAAATGATCGAGGCCTTGAGGTCCGCCGTGCCGGACCTCAGCTTGCTGGGCCTGACCGCCACGCCGGACTACTCCGATGAGCGCCGCAAAGGCTGGCTCAAACAGCTGTTCCCGCAGGGCATCCTGTACCAGGTCAGTCCCCAGCGTTTGATGGCGCAGCGGATTCTCTCCCGGCCACGCATCGAGGAGGCCCTGACGCAGGTCGAGCCGCAACTGGACGCAGCGGAGTTTCGCGCTTGGACCTCAACACACCGGGATATCCCGGAGAAGGTCGTGCGGCACCTAGCGCAGAACGCGGGCCGCAATGCGCTGATCGTTCAGCGTTACCTCGAGCACCGGGAGCGCTACGGACGCACCATCATCTTTGCCGACCGCTGGTACCAGTGCGATGCCCTGGTGACCCTACTGCGGGATCAGGGCGTGCGTGCCGACGCCATCTACACCCAACAAGACCATGACCCAGGCACCACTGAGGGCCGCAACGCGCGAACCCAGACGGACAACGCCGCCGTGCTCGAGCGCTTCAAGGACGGCCACCTCGACGTGATTGTCAACATCCGGATGTTGACTGAGGGCACCGACGTGCCGGGCGTGCAGACGGTGTTCCTGACCCGCCAGACCACCAGCCGGATTCTGCTGACCCAGATGATCGGGCGGGCCTTGCGGGGCCCGCAGTTCGGGGGAACCGATGAAGCCAACGTGGTGGCCTTCATCGACCAGTGGAAACAGCACGTCAACTGGGCACGCTGGGACGACCTGGTCGAGGGAGGCACCGAAGAGGGCGACTCTCCTGACCGTCAGCGCCTGAACGTTCAGTACCTCAGCGGCGACCTGGTGTCGCGTCTGGCACGGGAACTGAACAGCGGTGAAGTCAATACGGTTCCCTTCCTCTCGCTGCTGCCCGTCGGCTGGTACGCGATCAGCTTCGACGCGGCGGTCGAAGACGGTGAAGCCCAGGAACAGCAGGACGACATCGAGACGGTGCGACAGCTGATCCCGGTCTTCGACCAGGATCTGGCCGGGTACCAGGCCCTGTTTCAGGAAGTGGCGCTCGATTCAATCGACAGTTTCGCCGATCTGATCGTCACACCGGAAGAGCGCGACCTTGTCGCGGACTGGACCCGCCGGTTCTTTCCCGAGGGTGAGCGGCTGACCCGGCTCGATCAGGACTTGATGGCCGTGCTGCGACACGCTGCTTTGAACGGAGTCTGGCCAGCCCTGACGGCGTTTGAGGATCGGGAACTCTACGATGTAGACATGCTGGCTGGGAAGCTGGCATTCGAACAGGGACTGGGGATGGTGCAGATCGACCAGACCCTGAGAGCCGAGTACGCCCGATCAGACCGGCTGTGGCAGACCCTCTACCCGACCTACACCCTGCTCAAGCAGCAGTTCGATCACAGCGTCAACCAGCGTCTGAACCGGCCGCAGGAGGTGGCCTCTCCCGAACTCGGCCAGGTCGGCGAACTACCCGAGTCGCCGGAAGTTCCCAGCGAAATCAAGGCGGCCGTCAAGAATCGTGACCGCTGGTGCCTGTGCTGCCACCGGGAGGGCCAGCGCCTGCAAGTCGACCACATCCGCCCGCGTTACCTGGGCGGCACGCACGACGTCGAAAACCTGCAACTGCTGTGCGCGGAGTGCAACCGCAGCAAGGGAACGGCCGTGATGAACTTCCGGGTGACGCGGCCTCAGGGCCTTGAGCCGGCTTCCACGCCCGTCTTCCTGCGGGCCTTCGCCGGAGACGCCCGCAACTCCGATGATCTGGAACAGTACTTGCGGCGAGCGGTCAACCTGCACTTCGGCTGCGCGGCCACCGCGATCGTGGTCATCCGTCAGCGCGGAACCAACCTGCGCCGCTGGAGCCTGACGCTGCACCAAGGTAATCCGCCTCAGGGCCTGGAATCGCTGCTGCGCAAAGTGGTCGACGAGGTTAACAGCTTTCGCCGGACAGAACGGGTGACTGAAATCGAGACCATCGACGTTCACACCACGTAA
- a CDS encoding recombinase family protein, producing the protein MHAIAYYRVSRQKQAASGLGLEAQQANVAIFARSRGYEVTASFTEVETGTNKRHRPELARALEQARREGAELLIAKLDRLARNVHFVSGLMESKVKFTAVDLPEVDSLTVHILAAVAEQEAKMISTRTRDALQAARARGVKLGTPGNLTPEARLRGAQVRRQRAIDVYKLVSGYIQLLRGQGMSLQKIAARLNAEGHCTVMGKQWQPTQVRNVLLRCAPTSVEGDWDWSDSTPSCVRPARNAASDSVA; encoded by the coding sequence ATGCACGCCATCGCTTACTACCGCGTCTCCAGACAAAAACAAGCTGCCTCCGGTCTCGGCCTCGAAGCCCAGCAAGCCAACGTCGCCATCTTCGCCCGGTCGCGCGGATACGAGGTCACCGCCTCTTTCACCGAAGTCGAAACCGGCACCAACAAGCGCCACCGACCTGAGCTCGCCCGCGCCCTCGAACAGGCCAGACGGGAAGGTGCTGAGTTGCTGATCGCCAAGCTCGACCGGCTCGCGAGGAACGTTCACTTCGTGTCGGGATTGATGGAGAGCAAGGTCAAGTTCACCGCCGTCGACCTCCCGGAGGTGGACTCGCTGACGGTGCACATCCTCGCCGCCGTGGCCGAACAGGAAGCCAAGATGATCTCGACACGCACGAGGGATGCACTCCAGGCCGCCAGGGCGCGGGGCGTCAAACTCGGCACGCCAGGGAATCTCACGCCGGAAGCGAGGTTGCGCGGCGCACAGGTTAGGCGGCAGCGGGCGATTGATGTCTACAAGTTGGTCAGCGGCTACATCCAGCTTCTCAGGGGACAGGGCATGTCGTTGCAGAAGATCGCCGCGCGCCTGAACGCTGAGGGACACTGCACGGTCATGGGCAAACAATGGCAGCCCACGCAGGTTAGAAACGTCCTACTCAGATGCGCGCCGACTTCAGTAGAGGGGGACTGGGACTGGAGTGACTCGACTCCATCGTGCGTCCGGCCTGCAAGGAATGCCGCGAGCGACTCAGTCGCCTGA
- a CDS encoding zinc ribbon domain-containing protein, producing MYNKKNSNSNINTYNVRVLRPGYADIGQAMEQNQFKRAEGYRSGGGQGQLWQLAGGQATDQAALDDRSFAMGQTVIQANIHQLPGEAFAALVTGSHGQFERQRDISRLLTLVGMGAGAVVGAAAQTPADALSRLSLPSCVWKPSETRLIQQGHDWLLSLCFETAGGWTPQGRRAAAGVDIGLQPLATAVIGDRFLATQGPDENQVRQMNGFRPDVVEVVESLLAGQGLDLLTDELIRSAGYVAVEALTFSGLREKDSFKRFVSRARASAVVDWHQCWLPQQLRNAGIPFTRVDPRYTSQQCQCGSRMTERDGSHMHCYACGWEGDAHRNAALNICRLGQSRLRRAS from the coding sequence ATGTACAACAAGAAAAACAGCAACAGCAACATCAACACTTACAACGTAAGAGTCTTGCGGCCCGGCTACGCAGATATTGGGCAGGCTATGGAGCAAAACCAGTTCAAGCGGGCAGAAGGGTACCGTAGCGGTGGTGGCCAGGGCCAGTTGTGGCAACTGGCAGGTGGGCAGGCGACCGATCAGGCTGCCCTCGATGACCGGTCGTTCGCCATGGGGCAGACCGTCATCCAGGCCAACATCCATCAACTGCCCGGTGAGGCGTTCGCGGCCCTGGTCACAGGCTCCCACGGTCAGTTCGAACGTCAGCGCGACATCAGTCGGCTCCTCACCCTGGTGGGCATGGGGGCCGGTGCGGTCGTAGGGGCCGCTGCACAGACGCCCGCAGATGCTCTGTCCCGCCTGAGTCTTCCGAGCTGCGTCTGGAAGCCCAGTGAGACGCGCTTGATCCAGCAGGGCCACGACTGGCTGCTCTCACTCTGTTTCGAGACGGCTGGCGGCTGGACGCCGCAAGGCAGACGTGCAGCCGCGGGCGTGGACATTGGTTTGCAGCCTCTGGCAACTGCGGTGATAGGTGACCGCTTCCTCGCGACTCAGGGTCCAGACGAAAATCAGGTTCGGCAGATGAACGGGTTCAGGCCTGACGTGGTCGAAGTCGTCGAGTCTCTCCTCGCGGGACAAGGACTCGACTTGCTCACCGATGAACTGATACGGAGTGCTGGATACGTCGCGGTAGAAGCGTTGACCTTCAGCGGTCTGCGTGAAAAAGACTCCTTCAAACGCTTCGTCAGCCGTGCTCGGGCGTCTGCTGTCGTGGATTGGCACCAGTGCTGGTTACCGCAGCAGCTGCGTAACGCCGGCATCCCGTTCACTCGGGTGGATCCCAGATACACGAGCCAGCAGTGCCAGTGCGGATCCCGCATGACTGAACGCGACGGCAGTCACATGCACTGCTACGCGTGCGGTTGGGAAGGCGACGCCCACAGGAACGCTGCCCTAAATATCTGTCGTCTGGGTCAAAGCCGTTTGCGCCGGGCTTCCTGA
- a CDS encoding transposase — MHYRRWRTPTGSFTSPLPSYFAPDDVTSSRREGRPEGTVATADLQTFQEAARHILPSGSLRRSLPLSLPASELLRVDDHWTSRRPVVIPEHLAIDELYLAGHRAGQRYSGFWTVITDNSDTRRPLGQRVLGLCRGREPAEIRPMLREVLGWYGHKVQAERPRLSSFAMDMWSPFRDAVLEVLPQAPIVFDRFHFQRHLTAAHQAALEWCQEDLEQWQWSAVKSCKGQPCTCGQRRRCQQYQWTQRLHTHLNTLWILDSETAVNRFFRDLENLWETVKDKAWREPYSKVDYLMNIWQEEVWEAALLRSQGHTLRGTGRAERINREIRRLIALYRLMPLERSLERLMSLLHTSPAEHREILAVPPADQLVCPRCGAGGTDVRPAADATPIKVRHLPRGLDRVVLLLPSRIDCPSCGSTQLQPQVARALETWLREPALLALSAAMLHRLTGVPVKQLRRRQQQAPAPQLPLDLIWSEVVVYSELRTATRAWLVLSVPSGAVVDIRCVDIRSPSPHVRVAKGPRELHVRVAEAARELLLQHEPPTGYETIVLTTQTGELKTELWPWLSRNKVVLKPFVARGLVVKFCKQAKNQLKELKINLGKLESDWLKPDAFAAPLTEVQSSDMWREVQRHDPDLARVITELRQMDAALSSKSLSALKQVFEQKSEDDSPGSDLRQQMWAAWWVWKSALLASVTQPLPPLGYEPHLMRRIRSHLQTSPALDAERQRRRLLRILREEALLSKDARVRQEARRKRL, encoded by the coding sequence ATGCACTACCGTCGATGGCGCACACCCACTGGAAGTTTCACCTCGCCACTTCCGAGTTACTTTGCTCCTGATGACGTGACATCCAGCCGCCGGGAGGGCCGCCCAGAGGGGACAGTAGCGACGGCAGACCTCCAAACTTTTCAGGAGGCAGCAAGGCATATCCTCCCTTCCGGCTCACTGCGCCGAAGCCTGCCTCTTAGTCTGCCCGCGTCTGAGCTGCTCCGGGTGGATGACCACTGGACTTCCCGGCGTCCAGTGGTCATCCCTGAACATCTTGCAATCGATGAACTGTACCTTGCTGGCCACCGGGCGGGCCAGCGTTATTCTGGATTTTGGACAGTCATCACTGATAACAGTGACACTCGGCGGCCGCTGGGTCAGCGGGTGTTGGGCCTGTGCCGTGGCCGTGAGCCAGCGGAAATCCGGCCGATGTTGCGCGAAGTGTTGGGATGGTACGGACACAAAGTCCAAGCCGAGCGACCTCGACTTAGCAGTTTTGCGATGGACATGTGGTCGCCCTTTCGTGACGCGGTGTTAGAGGTGTTGCCACAGGCGCCGATCGTTTTTGACCGCTTCCACTTCCAGCGTCACCTCACTGCGGCCCACCAAGCGGCCCTGGAGTGGTGCCAAGAGGATCTCGAACAGTGGCAGTGGAGCGCCGTGAAGAGCTGCAAAGGACAGCCCTGTACATGCGGGCAAAGGCGGCGCTGTCAGCAGTATCAGTGGACACAACGCCTCCACACGCACTTGAATACGCTGTGGATTCTGGATTCTGAGACAGCTGTGAACCGGTTTTTTCGTGATCTGGAAAACCTCTGGGAAACGGTCAAGGACAAGGCGTGGCGCGAACCCTACAGCAAAGTGGACTACCTGATGAATATCTGGCAGGAGGAAGTCTGGGAAGCCGCACTGTTACGCAGTCAAGGTCATACCCTTCGAGGGACCGGGCGGGCTGAGCGGATCAACCGGGAAATCCGGCGGCTTATCGCTCTGTATCGTCTGATGCCTCTGGAGCGGTCGCTGGAACGCCTCATGTCCCTCCTGCACACTTCCCCCGCTGAGCACCGCGAGATCCTGGCGGTTCCACCCGCCGATCAACTCGTGTGCCCTAGGTGTGGTGCTGGTGGAACAGACGTGCGGCCGGCGGCAGATGCAACACCCATCAAGGTGAGGCACCTGCCGCGTGGGCTGGACCGGGTCGTGCTTCTGTTGCCGAGCAGGATCGACTGTCCGAGTTGTGGGAGCACACAACTTCAGCCACAGGTCGCCAGGGCCCTCGAGACCTGGTTGCGGGAGCCGGCGCTTCTTGCCTTGTCGGCCGCGATGCTGCACCGGCTGACGGGTGTGCCGGTCAAGCAGCTGAGGCGACGCCAACAGCAAGCCCCCGCGCCTCAGCTCCCTTTAGATCTGATCTGGTCTGAGGTTGTGGTGTACAGCGAGTTGCGCACAGCCACCCGGGCCTGGCTCGTGCTGTCGGTACCGTCCGGTGCGGTCGTTGATATCCGGTGTGTTGATATCCGGTCCCCCTCACCGCACGTCCGTGTGGCTAAGGGTCCAAGGGAGCTGCACGTCCGTGTGGCGGAAGCTGCAAGGGAGCTGCTGCTGCAACACGAGCCGCCGACAGGCTACGAAACCATTGTGCTGACGACGCAAACTGGAGAGTTGAAGACGGAGTTGTGGCCTTGGCTGAGCAGGAACAAAGTGGTACTGAAACCGTTCGTCGCGCGTGGTCTGGTGGTCAAGTTCTGTAAGCAGGCAAAGAACCAACTCAAGGAGTTGAAGATCAATCTTGGGAAGCTGGAGAGTGACTGGCTGAAGCCGGACGCTTTCGCTGCACCCCTCACCGAAGTGCAAAGTTCCGACATGTGGCGTGAAGTACAACGGCATGACCCTGATCTGGCGCGTGTCATCACTGAACTGCGTCAGATGGATGCAGCTCTAAGCAGCAAGAGTCTTTCGGCACTGAAACAGGTGTTCGAGCAGAAGTCCGAGGATGATTCGCCTGGGAGCGATTTACGCCAGCAGATGTGGGCTGCCTGGTGGGTTTGGAAATCGGCCCTCCTGGCCAGTGTCACTCAGCCTTTGCCTCCTCTTGGTTACGAGCCGCATCTGATGCGTAGGATCAGGTCACATCTACAGACATCGCCGGCACTGGACGCGGAGCGGCAACGCCGGCGACTGCTACGCATCCTTAGAGAGGAGGCCCTCCTCTCTAAGGATGCGCGCGTGCGTCAGGAAGCCCGGCGCAAACGGCTTTGA